A portion of the Rhinolophus sinicus isolate RSC01 linkage group LG03, ASM3656204v1, whole genome shotgun sequence genome contains these proteins:
- the OSMR gene encoding oncostatin-M-specific receptor subunit beta isoform X4 has protein sequence MVFQIEISRIETSNVIWVENYSTPVTWNQVLHWSWESKLPLECVTHFVRIRSRVDDASIPELRSWSNWSSWEEVDAQKSLGQDPLVVFPINKLVEEGSNVTICYVSRSPESNISCAMEGVPIHGERLSPNVFAFILNNVRFIRETGTNIYCVSPSNMSGTILFVSKVLEEPKDFSCETQDLKSLNCTWDPGHDTTLQYQPSQRYTLFESFSGKTKLCEHKKWCHWQVAPDSQETYNLTLIAENQLRRRSVSIFFNLTHRVHPMKPFNVFLKNISATNATMTWKVHPVGNYSTLLCQVALHGEGKVIQHNVSVKVKGQYFLSELEPVTEYVTRVRCAASNHFWKWSEWTGQTFTTLEAAPSVAPDVWRNVKTVLGSHIVTLFWRPLSKSHAHGKILFYNVVIENLDNPSSVKLLSIPAPANGTELTLDQCSYQIHVTANNSVGTSPASIIVISRDPGNKNVEEGRIQGTEDGFSLSWKPQSGDVIGYVVDWSPQDPRCQLQWKNLGPNTTSTVIRSDAFRPGIRYNFRIYEISTERIAYLLERKTGYSQELAPSENPQVAVSNLTSHSFTLSWKDYSTDSQPGFIQGYHVYLKPKVEQCHPGFEKVALSDDSVCCQYKIDNPEQKTFVVENLQPESFYEFLVTPYTSVGEGPHDTFTKVTIPDEYSHVLMRIILPMSFCLVLLMVLCYLTSQWMKDKCYPDIPDPYKSSVLSLIKYKENHHPTIMNVNDCVPDAIEVVNKLEGSRIQFLGARKSLTEMEFTKPAYLYLLPTENYSGPGPCICFENFTYNQAASDSGSCGHVPVPLKTPPSQLALLTSPENLLKSLEQNYVNSSGESPAGENSLNYVSQLASPMSGDKESLPTNPPGPALCSEYRTQMAVSLGHASPSPSENSSLSLVTLLDQGEHRR, from the exons CACAGAAGTCGCTTGGACAGGACCCATTGGTTGTTTTCCCTATAAATAAGCTGGTGGAAGAAGGCTCCAATGTCACCATTTGCTACGTTTCTAGGAGTCCTGAGAGTAATATATCCTGTGCTATGGAAGGGGTACCGATACACGGAGAACGACTCAGTCCAAATGTGTTTGCATTCATCTTGAATAACGTTCGTTTCATTAGAGAAACTGGGACAAACATCTATTGTGTGAGCCCAAGTAATATGAGCGGCACCATCCTCTTTGTCTCAA AAGTACTTGAGGAGCCCAAGGACTTTTCTTGTGAAACCCAGGACCTCAAGAGTTTGAACTGTACGTGGGATCCTGGGCATGACACCACCTTGCAATACCAACCTTCCCAACGCTACACTTTATTTGAATC attttccgGGAAAACGAAACTTTGTGAACACAAAAAATGGTGTCATTGGCAAGTAGCTCCAGACTCACAAGAAACATACAACCTCACACTCATAGCTGAAAACCAATTAAGAAGGAGAAGTGTCAGTATATTTTTTAACCTGACTCATCGAG ttcATCCAATGAAGCCCTTTAATGTGTTTCTTAAAAACATAAGTGCCACAAATGCCACGATGACCTGGAAGGTACACCCTGTTGGGAATTACTCCACATTATTGTGTCAGGTTGCACTCCATGGTGAAGGAAAAGTGATACAA CACAATGTCTCTGTCAAGGTGAAGGGTCAGTACTTCTTAAGTGAGCTGGAGCCTGTCACAGAGTATGTGACTCGAGTACGCTGTGCTGCGTCTAACCACTTCTGGAAATGGAGTGAATGGACTGGTCAAACCTTCACCACACTGGAAGCTG CTCCCTCTGTGGCTCCTGATGTCTGGAGAAATGTGAAGACAGTGCTGGGATCTCATATTGTAACCTTATTCTGGAGG ccactATCAAAATCGCATGCCCACGGGAAGATTCTGTTCTATAATGTAGTTATAGAAAATCTAGACAACCCATCCAGTGTAAAGCTCCTCTCCATTCCTGCTCCGGCCAATGGCACAGAACTAACCCTCGACCAGTGTTCTTACCAAATCCACGTCACAGCTAATAACAGTGTGGGCACTTCTCCTGCTTCTATAATTGTCATCTCTAGAGACCCTGGAAACA AAAATGTTGAAGAAGGAAGAATTCAAGGCACAGAGGATGGATTCTCTTTGTCTTGGAAACCCCAGTCTGGAGATGTCATAGGCTACGTTGTGGACTGGTCTCCCCAAGACCCGCGCTGTCAGCTCCAGTGGAAAAACCTGGGCCCCAATACCACCAGCACAGTCATTCGCTCAG ATGCTTTTAGACCAGGGATCCGATACAACTTCAGGATTTATGAAATTTCTACAGAAAGGATTGCTTATTTATTGGAGAGAAAAACAGGATACTCCCAGGAACTGG CTCCTTCAGAAAACCCTCAAGTGGCCGTAAGTAACTTGACATCCCACTCCTTCACTCTGAGTTGGAAGGATTATTCCACCGACTCCCAACCTGGTTTTATCCAAGGGTACCATGTCTACCTGAAACCCAAGGTGGAGCAGTGCCACCCAGGATTTGAAAAGGTGGCCCTTTCAG atGATTCGGTATGTTGCCAATATAAAATCGACAACCCGGAACAGAAGACGTTTGTTGTGGAAAACCTACAGCCGGAATccttctatgagtttttggtcaCTCCATacacaagtgttggtgaaggtCCCCATGATACTTTCACCAAGGTCACCATTCCGGATGAATACT CCCACGTCCTGATGCGTATCATCCTCCCCATGAGTTTCTGCCTTGTGCTCCTCATGGTCCTGTGTTACTTAACGAGTCAGTG gatgaagGACAAGTGTTATCCTGACATTCCAGACCCTTACAAGAGCAGTGTCCTGTCATTAATAAAATACAAG GAGAATCATCACCCCACGATAATGAACGTCAATGATTGCGTTCCAGATGCCATTGAAGTTGTCAACAAGCTGGAAGGGAGTAGGATCCAGTTCTTAGGTGCCAGGAAGTCCCTCACAGAAATGGAGTTTACTAAGCCTGCCTACCTTTACCTCCTCCCAACAGAGAACTACTCCGGCCCTGGCCCCTGCATCTGTTTTGAGAACTTCACCTACAATCAAGCAGCTTCTGACTCTGGTTCCTGTGGCCATGTACCTGTACCCCTCAAAACCCCACCAAGTCAGCTGGCACTGTTGACTTCACCTGAAAATTTACTCAAGTCACTAGAACAAAACTACGTGAACTCCTCGGGAGAAAGCCCAGCTGGAGAAAATAGTTTGAATTATGTGTCCCAGTTGGCTTCACCCATGTCTGGAGACAAGGAAAGCCTTCCAACAAATCCACCAGGGCCAGCACTCTGTTCCGAGTACAGAACGCAAATGGCTGTATCCCTGGGTCATGCCTCGCCTTCCCCGAGTGAGAATAGCAGCCTCTCCTTGGTTACCCTTTTAGATCAAGGTGAACACCGCCGCTAA
- the OSMR gene encoding oncostatin-M-specific receptor subunit beta isoform X3, producing MVFQIEISRIETSNVIWVENYSTPVTWNQVLHWSWESKLPLECVTHFVRIRSRVDDASIPELRSWSNWSSWEEVDAQKSLGQDPLVVFPINKLVEEGSNVTICYVSRSPESNISCAMEGVPIHGERLSPNVFAFILNNVRFIRETGTNIYCVSPSNMSGTILFVSKVLEEPKDFSCETQDLKSLNCTWDPGHDTTLQYQPSQRYTLFESFSGKTKLCEHKKWCHWQVAPDSQETYNLTLIAENQLRRRSVSIFFNLTHRVHPMKPFNVFLKNISATNATMTWKVHPVGNYSTLLCQVALHGEGKVIQQHNVSVKVKGQYFLSELEPVTEYVTRVRCAASNHFWKWSEWTGQTFTTLEAAPSVAPDVWRNVKTVLGSHIVTLFWRPLSKSHAHGKILFYNVVIENLDNPSSVKLLSIPAPANGTELTLDQCSYQIHVTANNSVGTSPASIIVISRDPGNKNVEEGRIQGTEDGFSLSWKPQSGDVIGYVVDWSPQDPRCQLQWKNLGPNTTSTVIRSDAFRPGIRYNFRIYEISTERIAYLLERKTGYSQELAPSENPQVAVSNLTSHSFTLSWKDYSTDSQPGFIQGYHVYLKPKVEQCHPGFEKVALSDDSVCCQYKIDNPEQKTFVVENLQPESFYEFLVTPYTSVGEGPHDTFTKVTIPDEYSHVLMRIILPMSFCLVLLMVLCYLTSQWMKDKCYPDIPDPYKSSVLSLIKYKENHHPTIMNVNDCVPDAIEVVNKLEGSRIQFLGARKSLTEMEFTKPAYLYLLPTENYSGPGPCICFENFTYNQAASDSGSCGHVPVPLKTPPSQLALLTSPENLLKSLEQNYVNSSGESPAGENSLNYVSQLASPMSGDKESLPTNPPGPALCSEYRTQMAVSLGHASPSPSENSSLSLVTLLDQGEHRR from the exons CACAGAAGTCGCTTGGACAGGACCCATTGGTTGTTTTCCCTATAAATAAGCTGGTGGAAGAAGGCTCCAATGTCACCATTTGCTACGTTTCTAGGAGTCCTGAGAGTAATATATCCTGTGCTATGGAAGGGGTACCGATACACGGAGAACGACTCAGTCCAAATGTGTTTGCATTCATCTTGAATAACGTTCGTTTCATTAGAGAAACTGGGACAAACATCTATTGTGTGAGCCCAAGTAATATGAGCGGCACCATCCTCTTTGTCTCAA AAGTACTTGAGGAGCCCAAGGACTTTTCTTGTGAAACCCAGGACCTCAAGAGTTTGAACTGTACGTGGGATCCTGGGCATGACACCACCTTGCAATACCAACCTTCCCAACGCTACACTTTATTTGAATC attttccgGGAAAACGAAACTTTGTGAACACAAAAAATGGTGTCATTGGCAAGTAGCTCCAGACTCACAAGAAACATACAACCTCACACTCATAGCTGAAAACCAATTAAGAAGGAGAAGTGTCAGTATATTTTTTAACCTGACTCATCGAG ttcATCCAATGAAGCCCTTTAATGTGTTTCTTAAAAACATAAGTGCCACAAATGCCACGATGACCTGGAAGGTACACCCTGTTGGGAATTACTCCACATTATTGTGTCAGGTTGCACTCCATGGTGAAGGAAAAGTGATACAA CAGCACAATGTCTCTGTCAAGGTGAAGGGTCAGTACTTCTTAAGTGAGCTGGAGCCTGTCACAGAGTATGTGACTCGAGTACGCTGTGCTGCGTCTAACCACTTCTGGAAATGGAGTGAATGGACTGGTCAAACCTTCACCACACTGGAAGCTG CTCCCTCTGTGGCTCCTGATGTCTGGAGAAATGTGAAGACAGTGCTGGGATCTCATATTGTAACCTTATTCTGGAGG ccactATCAAAATCGCATGCCCACGGGAAGATTCTGTTCTATAATGTAGTTATAGAAAATCTAGACAACCCATCCAGTGTAAAGCTCCTCTCCATTCCTGCTCCGGCCAATGGCACAGAACTAACCCTCGACCAGTGTTCTTACCAAATCCACGTCACAGCTAATAACAGTGTGGGCACTTCTCCTGCTTCTATAATTGTCATCTCTAGAGACCCTGGAAACA AAAATGTTGAAGAAGGAAGAATTCAAGGCACAGAGGATGGATTCTCTTTGTCTTGGAAACCCCAGTCTGGAGATGTCATAGGCTACGTTGTGGACTGGTCTCCCCAAGACCCGCGCTGTCAGCTCCAGTGGAAAAACCTGGGCCCCAATACCACCAGCACAGTCATTCGCTCAG ATGCTTTTAGACCAGGGATCCGATACAACTTCAGGATTTATGAAATTTCTACAGAAAGGATTGCTTATTTATTGGAGAGAAAAACAGGATACTCCCAGGAACTGG CTCCTTCAGAAAACCCTCAAGTGGCCGTAAGTAACTTGACATCCCACTCCTTCACTCTGAGTTGGAAGGATTATTCCACCGACTCCCAACCTGGTTTTATCCAAGGGTACCATGTCTACCTGAAACCCAAGGTGGAGCAGTGCCACCCAGGATTTGAAAAGGTGGCCCTTTCAG atGATTCGGTATGTTGCCAATATAAAATCGACAACCCGGAACAGAAGACGTTTGTTGTGGAAAACCTACAGCCGGAATccttctatgagtttttggtcaCTCCATacacaagtgttggtgaaggtCCCCATGATACTTTCACCAAGGTCACCATTCCGGATGAATACT CCCACGTCCTGATGCGTATCATCCTCCCCATGAGTTTCTGCCTTGTGCTCCTCATGGTCCTGTGTTACTTAACGAGTCAGTG gatgaagGACAAGTGTTATCCTGACATTCCAGACCCTTACAAGAGCAGTGTCCTGTCATTAATAAAATACAAG GAGAATCATCACCCCACGATAATGAACGTCAATGATTGCGTTCCAGATGCCATTGAAGTTGTCAACAAGCTGGAAGGGAGTAGGATCCAGTTCTTAGGTGCCAGGAAGTCCCTCACAGAAATGGAGTTTACTAAGCCTGCCTACCTTTACCTCCTCCCAACAGAGAACTACTCCGGCCCTGGCCCCTGCATCTGTTTTGAGAACTTCACCTACAATCAAGCAGCTTCTGACTCTGGTTCCTGTGGCCATGTACCTGTACCCCTCAAAACCCCACCAAGTCAGCTGGCACTGTTGACTTCACCTGAAAATTTACTCAAGTCACTAGAACAAAACTACGTGAACTCCTCGGGAGAAAGCCCAGCTGGAGAAAATAGTTTGAATTATGTGTCCCAGTTGGCTTCACCCATGTCTGGAGACAAGGAAAGCCTTCCAACAAATCCACCAGGGCCAGCACTCTGTTCCGAGTACAGAACGCAAATGGCTGTATCCCTGGGTCATGCCTCGCCTTCCCCGAGTGAGAATAGCAGCCTCTCCTTGGTTACCCTTTTAGATCAAGGTGAACACCGCCGCTAA